A portion of the Malassezia japonica chromosome 3, complete sequence genome contains these proteins:
- the ALG13 gene encoding N-acetylglucosaminyldiphosphodolichol N-acetylglucosaminyltransferase (EggNog:ENOG503P3K1; COG:S): MAAREELTLLVTVGSTRFDALVARVQDDDVLQAIGSLAPNARVLLQYGRSDVRPPAHAKPTIVHGVEALVYTMDNVHVYLFRYAPSLQAFMDASDMVVAHGGAGTILEALRTPSHPRVMVVPNASLMDDHQRELADTMAPDYCLLGDLTSLPTQLSTLATRTFARFPNRRQDALHAVVLGAWGA; this comes from the exons ATGGCCGCACGGGAGGAGCTTACCTTGCTAGTGACTGTCGGCAGCACGCGTTtcgacgcgctggtcgcgcgcgtgcaggacgacgacgtgctgcaGGCCATCGGCAGCCTGGCGCCCAACGCGCGCGTCCTGCTCCAGTACGGCAGGAGCGACGTGCGTcctcctgcgcacgccAAGCCCACCATCGTgcacggcgtcgaggcgctggtaTATACAATGGACAACGTGCACGTCTACCTATTTCGCTATGCGCCGAGTCTGCAGGCGTTCATGGACGCGTCCGACATGGTCGTCGCCCACGGCG GCGCGGGCACGATCCTCGAGGCCCTGCGTACGCCGTCGCATCCCCGTGTGATGGTTGTCCCGAACGCGTCGCTGATGGACGACCACCAGCGCGAACTCGCGGACACAATGGCACCGGACTATtgcctgctcggcgacctgaC GTCGCTTCCTACACAGCTCTCTACGCTAGCGACGCGCACTTTTGCGCGCTTCCCGAACCGTAGACaagacgcgctgcacgccgtcgtcctcggcgctTGGGGCGCCTGA
- the TSC2 gene encoding Tuberous sclerosis 2-like protein (TransMembrane:2 (o1169-1187i1231-1253o); COG:D; COG:T; EggNog:ENOG503NW6I): MDDSKSSASKASLFLRSFRSRTASSTQPSVPEAGNDVRVLNGTMLADIHSAIDALLQTKPDAPERPPQLRFLIETLRKHTENEGVLLDPATATPLVSSLTVLCSRLMRPKYALDVRLGTCELLTATLKYAEESTARSGMPAHDAAALTGWNATMPAHVLSALDRALLFKLIVGLRDDKDWEAAALVSDPGRAIYTLSCQLTALQALSRDGRDILAFREIIVVLTQWIGPAWGCIMHLRSLEHSPEHHSLLTTSEQCAYTVLHLMAAVIKFHASRLSCDQLQAALLSVTQLILEPSVPSSTADEGVTADEISPPVGDSLTHGFSYYGLEVMSPYFSTPRLKATAQPLPEKRAQSQERASEWVTTVSDAKMPELKESDVRALVRVPDAAICFAFLPPACITPIVHAMCRAQGLPALRVDADALLTTLQLRRDGMQGEMWAFLTNLLRSHCANSVLRTVCQLLWPRKNKEAWMDLPFASTQQRAEPSVLVGALLFLHAALIWAAEDRLENGMQKSRTGKDDGATTLLSLPAIAGAVQGALEKDIAVLDLATVLFLDDYLPERRVDMGARVDPLLEPRVRQAPVPLCTLFRENDVQADWDLLLDLQVLAKRHMAVWKSAQGARPTPSSTISIIIIHILVEILSGTPVDSRESEQVAGVRDRTVAAMPHLSSLFWSLAPLLPDHVMVDMVLQNRQHHAYVPSSPDWIENTVELVNTFYPPQLHASTPAIAPMARFEVVQLISNMYDAVQDMPQFRNEMIEQVVVPLLERALCLENSPEIEAMLRAMLRHAATVSAFDASVGQGQPFTRLRHVLVESIHRAQGLDATTERKQARAQHSRQQSLGPSNMNVARETQARIQRAIRSVRDMVTIFYQLSFALPNAAVMLPYDVHDSDEVRDRAQACSVSLFRDLLVLVQCNDSFNLTSSGISMSGTGDVRAEHTSTDARAPYTMHIPTQVRLVILQWLMRLRADRHHQIYFVHNVDKDVEPLAQLIQRTDEREERGRARDERLAPETRGRSRAREPSGERGCSERRAEPRERSASRAPDAPMLWSVPETLQVDLPDEGWPSTLWKVYAHEHVDNELPAHEPGAGEPLVMPTSEYLGVLINLLQSEADWEMVSYIIAHLPAQLSNKPCFCGPHTREQISALSDLLCTLLLQQKQFSNLILPEDVKRTDMYAVVYATMMVLVSYRRLLSRTQHDELLEAFIAGLTKSQNTAQPCVRALVVASYELQKSFTRLVAGVLVKLSTIMSSMTVSVHILELLVEISGSPALYANFTESDYKRVFGIALQYIQYHQSSAASSREDIRSSPAKFSLSQYVMMLAYSNIAQWFITLRLSDRAKHVPYITRGLMLANEGREKLTDQTFVCLDFLARFTYSNAQSKPTRSLIRFLVTSSDPTQKKAPNADSNASQTWVMGKGLVTITSLRRAGWLELVVRRPSGTTSMVAKLENEPSATLVDEERMAEALPKTLARTRALSALSLPSRTAPSPLTHSEFYKDKDSEVRRKFPGALAKERPAQEKPAETPAPAPEAEAPASAAQDTSSSTASAARNRENAMNPAYFALQLSAFPDMVVDKAPIRLPAEPATDRLLRAIDLTPVYDFHKIGVLYAGFQQTTEKEILSNTHGSSAYMKFLSRLGDLVPLRGQEDVYTGGLDRQEDEHGKYAYVWKDNIKQIVYHTATLMPNRPTDPNHSAKKALIGNDWVHIIFNEANQPYEFGTIASQFNFVNIVISPHSKLKNGVEAYEVNDDMFFFVELQRRPGLPDFSPVGNGKLVSFGALPRFVRNLAMHCDLMSQIYLDTGESMVPYTSNWVTRLHHVERYRAKLEAGRLEADQTDMDPAVDQRDYTRLFDNY; encoded by the exons ATGGACGATAGCAAAAGCAGCGCCTCCAAGGCGTCGCTCTTTTTGCGCTCGTTTCGCTCGCGCACTGCGTCGTCCACGCAGCCGTCGGTCCCTGAGGCGGGAAACGATGTGCGCGTGCTGAATGGCACCATGCTTGCGGACATACATAGTGCgatcgatgcgctgctccagACCAAGCCGGATGCGCCGGAGCGCCCGCCGCAGCTCCGGTTTTTGATCGAGACGCTACGGAAACACACCGAGAATGAGGGGGTACTGCTTGACcctgcgacggcgacgccgctTGTCTCGTCGCTCACCGTACTCTGCTCGCGGCTGATGCGGCCCAAGTACGCGCTGGACGTGCGCTTGGGTACTTgcgagctgctcaccgCCACACTCAAGTATGCAGAAGAGAGCACGGCGCGGTCAGGCAtgccggcgcacgacgccgctgcgctcaCAGGTTGGAACGCGACGATGCCGGCGCATGTGCTCAGCGCGCTCGATCGCGCTTTGCTCTTTAAGCTTATCGTGGGGCTCCGTGACGATAAGGACTGGGaggccgcagcgctcgtGAGCGATCCAGGGCGCGCTATCTACACGCTCTCGTGCCAGCTCACTGCTTTGCAGGCACTCTCGCGCGACGGACGCGACATCCTCGCCTTTCGCGAGATCATTGTCGTGCTCACGCAGTGGATCGGGCCGGCGTGGGGGTGTATCATGCATCTGCGTTCGCTGGAGCACTCTCCGGAGCACCACAGCTTGCTCACGACGAGCGAGCAATGCGCCTACACGGTGCTGCACCTCATGGCGGCCGTGATCAAGTTCCACGCCTCGCGCCTGTCCTGCGACCAGctccaggcggcgctgctgagTGTCACGCAGCTGATCCTCGAACCGTCGGTCCCGTCGTCGACGGCAGACGAGGGAGTGACTGCGGACGAGATCAGCCCTCCCGTCGGCGACTCGCTCACGCACGGCTTCTCCTACTACGGCCTCGAGGTAATGAGCCCATACTTtagcacgccgcgcctcaAGGCGACCGCGCAGCCGCTTCCGGAAAAGCGGGCGCAGTCGCAGGAACGCGCCTCGGAGTGGGTCACGACCGTGAGCGACGCCAAGATGCCCGAGCTCAAAGAGAGCGATGTACGGGCGCTCGTCCGGGTGCCGGACGCGGCGATCTGCTTTGCGTTCCTCCCTCCTGCGTGCATCACGCCGATCGTGCACGCCATGTGCCGCGCACAGGGCCTGCCGGCGCTCCGCGTGGATGCCGATGCACTGCTTACCACGCTGCAGTTACGCCGCGACGGCATGCAGGGCGAAATGTGGGCCTTTCTCACAAATCTCTTGCGCAGCCACTGCGCCAACTCGGTGCTGCGGACCGTGTGCCAGCTCTTGTGGCCACGCAAGAACAAGGAGGCATGGATGGATCTGCCGTTTGCCTcgacgcagcagcgcgccgagccgtcggtgctggtcggcgcgctcctctttCTGCACGCAGCGTTGATCTGGGCGGCGGAAGACCGCCTCGAGAACGGCATGCAAAAGTCACGCACCGGAAAGGACGACGGTGCCACGACGCTCCTGTCGCTCCCTGCGATTGCCGGTGCGGTCCAGGGCGCGCTCGAAAAGGATATCGCGGTGCTGGACCTCGCGACGGTCTTGTTCCTCGACGACTACCtgcccgagcgccgcgtggaTATGGGTGCGCGTGTCGAcccgctgctcgagccgcgcgtgcgccaggcgccggtgccgctcTGCACGCTCTTTCGCGAGAACGACGTGCAGGCCGACTGGGACTTGCTGCTGGACCTGCAGGTCCTTGCGAAGCGCCACATGGCTGTGTGGAAGAGCGCCCagggcgcgcggccgacgccctcgtcgacgaTCTCGATCATCATCATCCACATCCTCGTCGAGATCCTCTCTGGCACGCCGGTCGactcgcgcgagagcgagcaggtggccggcgtgcgcgaccgGACCGTGGCTGCGATGCCGCACCTGTCCTCGCTCTTCTGGTcgctggcgccgctgctgcccgACCATGTGATGGTGGACATGGTGCTCCAAAACCGGCAGCACCACGCCTACGTCCCCAGCTCGCCCGACTGGATCGAGAATACGGTGGAGCTTGTGAATACCTTTTATCCCCCGCAGCTGCACGCAAGCACGCCGGCGATCGCGCCCATGGCGCGATTCGAAGTCGTTCAGCTGATCAGCAACATGTACGACGCAGTGCAAGACATGCCGCAGTTCCGCAACGAAATGATCGAGCAGGTGGTCGTcccgctgctcgagcgtgcgctgtgCCTCGAAAACAGCCCCGAGATCGAAgcgatgctgcgcgccaTGCTGCGCCACGCGGCGACCGTCTCGGCGTTTGACGCGTCTGTCGGCCAGGGCCAGCCTTTTACGCGCCTACGCCACGTCCTGGTCGAGAGCATCCACCGCGCCCAAGGCCTCGACGCGACGaccgagcgcaagcaggcACGGGCGCAGCATTCGCGGCAGCAGTCGCTGGGGCCGAGCAACATGaatgtcgcgcgcgagacgcaggCACGTATTCAGCGTGCGAtccgctcggtgcgcgacaTGGTCACCATTTTCTACCAGTTGTCGTTTGCTTTGCCGAACGCGGCAGTGATGCTTCCGTACGACGTAcacgactcggacgaggtgcgcgaccgtgcgcaggcGTGCAGTGTGTCGCTCTTCCGCGATctgctcgtgctcgtgcaGTGCAACGACTCGTTCAACCTCACGAGCAGCGGCATCTCGATGAgcggcaccggcgacgtacgcgcgGAGCACACCTCGaccgatgcgcgcgcgccctACACGATGCACATCCCGACGCAAGTGCGCCTGGTCATCCTCCAGTGGCTgatgcgcctgcgtgcggaCCGCCACCACCAAATTTATTTTGTGCACAATGTCGACAAGGACGTTGAACCGCTCGCCCAGCTCAtccagcgcaccgacgagcgcgaagagcgggggcgagcgcgcgacgagcgcctggcgccCGAGACAcgcggccgctcgcgcgcacgcgagccgagcggcgagcgtggGTGCAGCGAACGGCGGGCGGAGCCGCGCGAACgcagtgcgtcgcgcgcgccagacGCCCCGATGCTCTGGAGCGTCCCCGAGACGCTCCAGGTCGACCTGCCCGACGAGGGGTGGCCCAGCACCCTCTGGAAGGTGTATGCAcacgagcacgtcgacaaTGAGCTGCCTGCTCACGAGCCTGGGGCCGGTGAGCCGCTCGTCATGCCCACGTCCGAGTATCTCGGCGTGTTGATTAACCTGTTGCAGAGTGAGGCGGACTGGGAGATGGTGTCGTATATTATTGCGCACCTGCCTGCGCAGCTGAGTAACAAGCCGTGCTTCTGCGGTCCCCACACACGCGAGCAGATCTCGGCGCTGAGCGACTTGCTTTGCACGTTGCTTCTCCAGCAGAAACAGTTCTCCAACCTGATCCTGCCCGAGGACGTGAAGCGCACCGACATGTACGCAGTCGTGTACGCGACGATGATGGTGCTTGTGAGCTACCGGCGCCTCCTCTCGCGTAcgcagcacgacgagctgctcgaggcgtttATCGCCGGCTTGACCAAGTCGCAAAACACCGCGCAGCCCTGCGTGCGTGCCTTGGTCGTCGCGAGCTACGAGCTGCAAAAGTCCTttacgcgcctcgtcgcgggtGTCCTCGTGAAGCTCTCGACAATCATGTCGTCGATGACGGTGAGCGTGCacatcctcgagctgcttgtcGAGATCAGTGGGTCGCCCGCGCTCTACGCCAACTTTACCGAGTCGGACTACAAGCGGGTGTTTGGTATCGCTCTCCAGTACATCCAGTACCACCAGAGCTCGGCAGCAAGTTCGCGCGAGGATATCCGCTCGAGTCCTGCCAAGTTCTCCTTGTCGCAGTACGTCATGATGCTGGCGTACAGCAACATTGCGCAGTGGTTTAtcacgctgcgcctcaGCGACCGCGCCAAGCATGTGCCGTACATCACGCGCGGCCTGATGCTCGCGAACGAGGGCCGCGAGAAGCTGACCGACCAGACGTTTGTGTGCCTCGACTTCCTTGCGCGCTTTACATACAGCAACGCGCAGTCAAAGCCTACTCGCTCGCTGATTCGCTTCCTCGTCACTAGCTCGGATCCGACGCAGAAAAAGGCGCCCAACGCGGACTCGAATGCGTCGCAGACATGGGTCATGGGCAAGGGGCTCGTGACCATCACCTCGCTTCGCCGTGCTGGGtggctcgagctcgtggtgcgccgcccatCGGGCACGACGTCTATGGTCGCCAAGCTCGAAAACgagccgtcggcgaccctcgtcgacgaagagcgcatggccgaggcgctgcccaagacgctcgcgcggaCGCGCGCACTGAGTGCCTTGTCGCTCCCGTCGCGTACCGCCCCTTCTCCGCTGACGCACTCGGAGTTCTACAAGGACAAGGACAGCGAGGTGCGACGCAAGTTTCcgggcgccttggccaAGGAGCGCCCAGCGCAAGAAAAGCCAGCCGagacgcccgcgcccgcgcccgaaGCCGAGGCACCCGCGTCCGCAGCGCAGGATACGAGTTCGTCGACGGCCAGTGCCGCGCGCAACCGTGAGAATGCCATGAACCCAGCGTAtttcgcgctgcagctgaGCGCTTTTCCGGATATGGTGGTGGACAAAGCTCCGATTCGTCTGCCGGCAGAGCCGGCGACCGACCGCCTGCTTCGCGCGATCGACTTGACGCCCGTGTACGACTTCCACAAAATCGGTGTGCTCTACGCTGGCTTCCAACAGACCACCGAGAAGGAGATCCTGAGCAACACGCATGGATCGTCGGCGTACATGAAGTTTTTGTcgcgtctcggcgacctgGTCCCGCTGCGTGGGCAGGAGGATGTGTACACAGGTGGCTTGGACCGCCAGGAGGACGAGCACGGAAAGTACGCGTACGTGTGGAAGGACAATATCAAGCAAATCGTGTATCACACTGCGACGCTGATGCCGAACCGCCCCACGGACCCGAATCACTCAGCCAAAAAGGCACTGATCGGTAACGATTGGGTGCACATTATCTTTAACGAAGCGAACCAGCCCTACGAATTTGGAACGATTGCAAGTCAATTCAACTTTGTGAATATCGTGATTTCTCCTCACTCGAAGCTCAAGAATGGCGTCGAGGCGTACGAGGTGAATGACGACATGTTCT TCTTCGTGGAACTCCAGCGCCGCCCCGGCCTCCCAGACTTCTCACCGGTGGGCAACGGCAAACTGGTCTCGTTCGGTGCTCTGCCGCGCTTTGTGCGCAACCTTGCGATGCACTGCGACCTGATGAGCCAGATTTACCTTGACACGGGAGAGTCCATGGTGCCGTACACCAGCAACTGGGTCACCAGGTTGCACCATGTCGAGCGCTACCGTgccaagctcgaggcggGTCGCCTGGAGGCAGATCAAACGGACATGGATCCGGCTGTGGACCAGCGCGACTATACCCGGTTGTTTGACAACTATTAA
- the AHP1_1 gene encoding peroxiredoxin type-2 (COG:O; EggNog:ENOG503P4XY): MSATQGSTVPNTTFSYVPWAPELDSGKACGVPTTFQSHDRWKGKKVVIVSVPGAFTPTCHVNHIPPYVEKLKEFKAKGVDEVAVIAANDPFVMSAWGVREGGKEEPIFASDVNAAFSHGLGATLDLSDKGFGTRTARYALVINDLKIEYFAEDKGELSQSAADAVLSKL; the protein is encoded by the exons ATg TCTGCTACCCAAGGTTCTACTGTCCCCAACACGACCTTCTCATACGTGCCCTGGGCCCCTGAGCTCGACTCGGGCAAGGCCTGCGGTGTCCCCACTACCTTCCAGTCGCACGACCGCTGGAAGGGCAAGAAGGTGGTGATTGTGTCGGTGCCCGGTGCCTTCACTCCCACCTGCCATGTGAACCACATTCCTCCCTACGTGGAGAAGCTGAAGGAGTTCAAGGCGAagggcgtcgacgaggtcgccgTCATTGCCGCGAACGACCCCTTTGTGATGAGCGCCTGGGGTGTCCGTGAGGGTGGCAAGGAGGAGCCCATCTTTGCCTCGGATGTGAACGCCGCCTTCTCGCACGGTCTTggtgcgacgctcgacctgAGCGACAAGGGCTTTGGTACTCGTACCGCACGCTACGCGCTGGTCATTAACGACCTCAAGATTGAATACTTTGCTGAGGACAAGGGCGAGCTGTCGCagtcggccgccgacgctgtGCTCAGCAAGTTGTAG
- the AHP1_2 gene encoding peroxiredoxin type-2 (COG:O; EggNog:ENOG503P4XY): MRANTQATAKGAEIPNTTFGYIPWTPELDSGAVCGIPTTFETHKEWKGKKIVVVSIPGAYTPICHQQHIPPLVKRSDELKAKGVDGVYVIASNDPYVMSAWGTFNHAQDKVVFATDIDLDFSKALGATIDLSFKKMGERTARYALIIDDLKVVDFASDEGDTGALQNASIDTILTKV, from the exons ATGAGAGCTAACACTCAGGCTACTGCTAAGGGCGCTGAGATTCCTAACACCACCTTCGGTTACATTCCCTGGACTCCGGAGCTTGACTCTGGTGCCGTCTGCGGTATCCCCACCACCTTTGAGACTCACAAGGAGTGGAAGGGCAAGAAGATCGTGGTTGTGTCCATCCCCGGTGCTTACACCCCGATCTGCCACCAGCAGCACATCCCCCCGCTGGTCAAGCGCTCGGATGAGCTCAAGGCCAAGGGTGTCGACGGTGTCTACGTGATCGCCTCGAACGACCCCTACGTCATGAGCGCCTGGGGCACCTTCAACCATGCCCAGGACAAGGTCGTGTTTGCTACCGACATCGACCTTGACTTCTCGAAGGCT CTCGGTGCCACCATCGACCTGAGCTTCAAGAAGATGGGCGAGCGCACTGCCCGCTACGCTCTGATCA TTGATGACCTCAAGGTGGTCGACTTTGCT TCGGACGAGGGCGACACTGGCGCTCTGCAGAACGCCTCGATCGACACTATCCTGACCAAGGTCTAA
- a CDS encoding mannosyl-oligosaccharide 1,2-alpha-mannosidase (COG:G; CAZy:GH47; EggNog:ENOG503NXK1), giving the protein MAGALERPWTACVGFLPLAEYVDARDADTILWLDIGTSLLSPDNTLYSQVETRIADQMAVLIRDYFRTLGLDKDEAEALHMHYYKEYGLAIRGLVKHHTIDPMDYDEKCDGALPLEEILHPDPALIALLRRIDRKKVRVYALTNAYKRHALRVLSLLQLDKLVQGVVYCDYTITDFSCKPEREFYSAAEAAVGARSDAHHYFVDDSLNNVRTAHALGWQSCVYYDELHPSNEAYTQPDGIVTHMASDGLPTPRRSPFASFDMSDYPAAAIDPQSNVTLGEDAFPPHIPESMRGRPLSTLYTKGDPHRGEIPSKQMLLLENVPPLVPPPRPIRAPSLPPKSWKIFPWTRKENGSRSSAEDAARPDKQPLGADWRPAPYDAWSPPLSELMRTPEPVPRVQYAFTHPHRHSGQANDHGRDAMLASRQTMVRNAFVRAWQGYKEHAWGADELRPVSMRPNNNFNGWGATIVDALDTLLVMGLHDEYNLARHHVHDVNFHYVGGERSAYGNSDGRVPVFETAIRYLGGLLSAYDLTGDNLMLDRAEELAQLILPAFDTLSGLPVGRMKIDDPANYTAKKPRGHHESIVLAEAGSMLLELTRLWQVTGNRTYFDRVQRVTDYFDRNITKKSRMGTLVSTRVYPESLALSGKYTFGGQADSYYEYLIKEHQLLGGRLAQYPRMYSDAIDSAIEYLIKDVEVVPNAPSLAIITETWGPNARYEPKLEHLGCFAGGMMGLGARLLPHRTTDMNVARRLTETCYWAYNGSRTGMGPEEIIFFRPRDTDRYQIKQGENGTRHRGEAEGFPQTGVRNGFGPHYNRPETIESVFYMWRLTGDPVWQERGWQMFASWMTHSLVTGGVSALGDVHRIPALHTDSMESFTLAETFKYYYLLFSPPDLVSLDDFVFTTEAHPLLTPRKGKYARAGDIPASLQKWIPPPPCEGEAYCGGEGLLRGGLSNAQKHDLYERLRAASTTADKEKQRVTKAPDAGVPTDTIPKSVREKVSELLDHFHATQRADDPAPAP; this is encoded by the exons ATGGCCGGGGCGCTGGAACGCCCGTGGACGGCGTGCGTGGGCTTCCTTCCGTTGGCCGAGTAtgtcgatgcgcgcgatgcAGACACTATCCTTTGGCTGGATATTGGTACGTCGCTTCTCTCACCAGACAATACGCTGTACTCCCAGGTCGAGACGCG gaTTGCCGACCAGATGGCGGTGCTTATCCGCGACTACTTCCGGACGCTGGGCCTGGATaaggacgaggccgaggcgctgcacatGCACTACTACAAAGAGTACGGCCTCGCGATCCGCGGCCTCGTGAAGCACCACACCATCGACCCGATGGACTACGACGAAAagtgcgacggcgcgctcccGCTCGAGGAGATCTTGCACCCGGACCCTGCGCTCattgcgctcctgcgccgcatcgaccGCAAAAAAGTGCGCGTGTACGCACTGACGAACGCGTACAAGCGG cacgccCTGCGTGTTCTCTCCTTGCTCCAGCTCGATAAGCTCGTGCAGGGCGTCGTGTACTGCGACTATACGATCACTGATTT CTCCTGCAAGCCCGAGCGCGAATTCTactcggcggccgaggcggcggtcggcgcgcggagcgacgcgcaccaCTACTTTGTCGACGATAGCCTGAACAatgtgcgcacggcccatgcgctcggctgGCAGTCGTGCG TGTATTACGACGAGCTACATCCCAGCAACGAGGCGTACACGCAGCCCGACGGCATCGTCACC CACATGGCCTCGGACGGTCTGCCGACCCCGCGGCGTAGCCCCTTTGCGTCGTTCGACATGTCGGACTACCCTGCCGCGGCCATCGATCCGCAGAGCAATGTGACGCTGGGGGAGGACGCGTTCCCCCCCCACATCCCTGAGAGCATGCGCGGGCGCCCGCTGTCGACTCTGTACACCAAAGGCGATCCCCACCGCGGCGAAATACCAAGCAAGCAGatgctgctgctcgagaaCGTGCCCCCGCTCGTAcccccgccgcggccgatcAGGGCACCCTCGCTGCCGCCCAAGTCCTGGAAGATCTTTCCGTGGACGCGCAAGGAGAACGGctcgcggtcctcggcagaggatgcggcgcgcccggaCAAGCAGCCGCTGGGGGCTGACtggcgccctgcgccgtaCGATGCGtggtcgccgccgctttCCGAGCtgatgcgcacgcccgagccggtgcCCAGGGTCCAGTACGCCTTTACGCACCCCCACCGCCACTCGGGGCAGGCGAACGACCACGGGCGCGATGCGATGCTGGCGTCGCGCCAGACGATGGTGCGCAACGCGTTTGTGCGCGCTTGGCAGGGGTACAAGGAGCACGCGTGGGGCGCTGACGAGCTGCGGCCCGTGTCGATGCGGCCGAACAACAACTTTAATGGATGGGGCGCGACGATTGTCGATGCACTTGATACCCTGCTGGTGATGGGCCTGCACGACGAGTACAACCTCGCGCGGCACCACGTCCACGATGTCAACTTTCACTATGTCGGCGGAGAGCGCAGTGCGTACGGAAATTCGGATGGGCGCGTGCCGGTATTTGAGACGGCGATCCGGtacctcggcggcctgctgTCCGCGTACGACCTCACCGGCGACAATCTGATGCTCGATCGCGCagaggagctcgcgcagctcatCTTGCCTGCGTTTGATACGCTGAGTGGCCTCCCGGTCGGGCGCATGAAGATCGACGACCCGGCCAACTACACGGCCAAGAAGCCGCGGGGGCACCACGAGAGCATCGTGCTGGCCGAGGCAGGCAGcatgctcctcgagctcacGCGCCTCTGGCAGGTGACCGGCAATCGTACCTACTTTgaccgcgtgcagcgcgtcacCGACTACTTTGACCGGAACATTACGAAAAAGAGCCGGATGGGCACGCTGGTCTCCACGCGAGTCTATCCGgagtcgctcgcgctcagCGGCAAGTACACGTTCGGAGGGCAGGCGGACTCGTACTACGAGTACCTCATCAAGGAGCaccagctgctcggcggccgcctcgcgcagtaCCCGCGGATGTACAGCGACGCGATCGACTCGGCGATCGAGTACCTGATCAAGGACGTGGAAGTCGTGCCGAACGCGCCGTCGCTTGCGATCATCACCGAGACGTGGGGCCCCAACGCGCGGTACGAGCccaagctcgagcacctcggctGCTTTGCGGGCGGCATGATGGGCCTAGGCGCGCGTCTCTTGCCGCACCGCACGACCGATATGAatgtcgctcggcgcctcACCGAGACGTGCTATTGGGCATACAACGGCTCGCGCACCGGTATGGGGCCGGAGGAAATCATCTTCTTTCGGCCCCGCGACACGGACCGGTACCAGATCAAGCAGGGCGAGAACGGCACGCGCcaccgcggcgaggcggaggGTTTTCCCCAGAcgggcgtgcgcaacgGATTCGGGCCGCACTACAACCGCCCCGAGACGATCGAGAGCGTGTTCTACATGTGGCGCCTCACCGGCGACCCCGTGTGGCAGGAGCGCGGCTGGCAGATGTTTGCCTCGTGGATGACACACAGCCTCGTCAccggcggcgtgtcggcgctcggcgacgtgcaccgTATTCCCGCCCTGCACACCGACAGCATGGAAAGCTtcacgctcgccgagacgtTCAAATACTACTACCTGCTCTTTTCTCCCCCGGACCTGgtctcgctcgacgactTTGTATTTACTACCGAGGCCCATCCCCTGCTTACGCCCCGCAAGGGAAAATATGCACGCGCAGGGGACATTCCTGCGAGCCTCCAGAAATGGATACCCCCGCCCCCGtgcgagggcgaggcgtactgcggcggcgagggcctcttgcgcggcggcctctCCAACGCCCAAAAACACGATCTGTACGAGCGGCTGCGGGCCGCATCGACAACCGCCGACAAGGAAAAACAGCGCGTCACAAAAGCACCCGACGCGGGCGTGCCTACCGACACGATCCCCAAGTCGGTCCGGGAAAAGGTGAGCGAGCTCCTGGACCACTTTCACGCCACCCAGCGGGCGGACGACcctgctcctgctccgTAG